A segment of the Robbsia sp. KACC 23696 genome:
GGACTGTTGATCAAGAGTCTGGCGATAACGGTATTGCTGGAAGCCTTCGTGCTCTATCTCAATAAAGGCCGCGGCGTCCCCTTGATGTTCGGTTTGTTTCTGGGACTGTCCGTCGTCATGCAATATGCCTTGACGCGCACACGCTGGGGACGATCCATTAACGCGGTGGGCGGCAACCACGAGGCCGCGCGACGCGCCGGTATCAATGTCCGTGCGATTTACACCAGCGCGTTTGTGTTGTGTGCCAGTCTGGCTGCCCTTGGCGGTGTCCTCACCGCTGCCCGCCTCGCCTCCGCGAGCCAACAGGCGGGAAGCGGCGATGTCAATCTGAACGCCATCGCAGCGGCGGTGATCGGTGGAACCAGTCTTTTCGGGGGACGGGGAAGCGCGTATTCCGCGGTGCTCGGCATCATCGTCATTCAGTCCATCGCGAGCGGTTTGACCTTGTTGAACCTTTCTTCTTCGCTGCGCTTCATGATCACCGGTGCGGTCCTCGCCATCGCCGTGATTGTCGACTCCCTTGCTCGGCGATCTCGCGTGTCTCACGGTCGTTCCTAATCCACTGCTCGACGGAATGTAAAGATGAGTGAATCGCTAAAAGGAAAGGTGGTCGCTATTACCGGCGCGGCTTCCGGAATCGGCCTCGAATGCGCGCGCACGTTTCTGGCCGCAGGGGCGACCGTCGTCCTAATCGATCGCGCGGCCGATAAGCTGACACAGCTTTGTCAGGAACTCGGCCCCGGCGCATTGCCATTGGTCGTGGACTTGCTGAATCCGCGGTCCGTGTCGGCGCTGTTGCCGAACATCCTCACGCTGGCCGGCGGCCTGGATGTTTTTCACGCGAATGCAGGTGCCTATGTGGGAGGCGACGTGGCAGCGGGCAATCCCGATGAGTGGGATCTCGTATTGAACCTGAACGTCAATGCGGCGTTTCGTTCCGTGCATGCCGTCTTGCCGCATATGATTGCGCAGCAATCGGGCGATATTATCTTCACCAGCTCGATCGCGGGCATCGTGCCGGTGGTATGGGAGCCCGTCTACACCGCGTCCAAGTTTGCCGTGCAAGCCTTTGTGCATACCCTTCGGCGACAGTTGTTCAAGCATGGCATACGCGTGGGCGCAGTCGCGCCGGGTCCGGTCGTCACCGCGCTGCTGGACGATTGGCCTAAAGCGAAGATGGAAGAGGCATTGGCGGCTGGCAGTCTGATGCAGGCCAGGGAAGTCGCCGAGTCGGTTCTTTTCATGCTGACACGGCCTCGCAATGTGACGATTCGCGATCTGGTCATTCTGCCGACGAATGTGGATCTCTGACACCATGACGTCATTACCTCCTGCCGCCACGGGCACGGACGCACGTTACGTGATTGGCGTCGACGTCGGAACGGGCAGCGCGCGTGCCGCCATATTCGATCTCGCGGGGCAAATGGTCGCCCTGTCGAAGCGCGACATCACGCTGTATCAAGCAAGCGGCTCGATTGCCGAGCAATCCAGTGCCGAAATTTGGAATGCGGTGTGCTGGGCAGTCAAAGATGCCCTCGCGAACAGCACGCTGGCGCCAGAGGCGATCGTCGGGATCGGCTTTGACGCGACGTGTTCCTTGGTCGTCGTAGGGCAGGAAGGGCGGTCATTGCCCGTTGGCGCATCGGGCGATGCGGCGCGAGACATCATCGTCTGGATGGACCATCGCGCGGTCGGTCAAGCGGACCGCATCAATGCGATCGGGCACGACGTGCTGCAATTCGTCGGCGGCAAGATCTCTCCGGAAATGGAAACGCCCAAGCTGCTCTGGTTACGTGAGAACAAGCCCGAGGTATTCGACGCCGCCTGGCAGTTCTTCGATCTCACCGATTATTTGACGTGGCGCGCGAGTGGCAGCTTATCTCGCTCGACGTGCACCGTCACGTGTAAATGGACTTATCTCGCCCACGAGAACCGCTGGGACGACAGCTATTTCCACGCCGTCGGCCTGGGCGTTCTAGCGGACGAAGACTTCGTGCGGATTGGTCAGCGGGCTGTCGCGCCGGGGACCGCGCTTGGCGAGGGGCTGACCGCCAGCGCGGCGGAGGCGTTGGGCCTAATGGCAGGCACACGCGTCGCGGCAGGCGCGATAGATGCGCACGCGGGCGGGATCGGCACGGTGGGCGCCGCGGGCGATCCGGAGTCCTGTCTCGCCTATGTTTTTGGGACATCGTCCTGCACGATGACCACGACGGCAACGCCGGTTTTTGTGCCGGGCGTGTGGGGGCCGTATTTTTCCGCGATGGTGCCCGAGACCTGGTTGAATGAAGGCGGACAATCCGTCGCCGGCGCTGCCATCGAACAATTGCTATTGATGCATCCCGCAACCGCCGCGGCGCAAGATCGGGCTGCACAGAGCGGGGTTCCGCTGATGGTGACGCTGGCGCACCAGGCGGAAGCGTCGGCGGGCGGGCTGTCCGAAACAGTGTTGCTGGCGAAAGGCGTGCATATCGTCCCGGAGTTTTTAGGAAACCGTGCGCCGATGGCGGATCCGCACGCGCGGGCGGTGATCGCCGGTCTCGGTATGGAACGAGACATGGATAGCCTGATTGCCCTCTACATCGCCGGGATCTGTAGCATTGGTTACGGTCTGCGGCAGATTATCGACGTGCAGACAGCGGCCGGCGCGCCTGTCGATCGGATCGTGATCAGCGGCGGCGCGGGCCGATTGGATCTGATCCGCCAATTGCTGGCCGAT
Coding sequences within it:
- a CDS encoding FGGY-family carbohydrate kinase; the encoded protein is MTSLPPAATGTDARYVIGVDVGTGSARAAIFDLAGQMVALSKRDITLYQASGSIAEQSSAEIWNAVCWAVKDALANSTLAPEAIVGIGFDATCSLVVVGQEGRSLPVGASGDAARDIIVWMDHRAVGQADRINAIGHDVLQFVGGKISPEMETPKLLWLRENKPEVFDAAWQFFDLTDYLTWRASGSLSRSTCTVTCKWTYLAHENRWDDSYFHAVGLGVLADEDFVRIGQRAVAPGTALGEGLTASAAEALGLMAGTRVAAGAIDAHAGGIGTVGAAGDPESCLAYVFGTSSCTMTTTATPVFVPGVWGPYFSAMVPETWLNEGGQSVAGAAIEQLLLMHPATAAAQDRAAQSGVPLMVTLAHQAEASAGGLSETVLLAKGVHIVPEFLGNRAPMADPHARAVIAGLGMERDMDSLIALYIAGICSIGYGLRQIIDVQTAAGAPVDRIVISGGAGRLDLIRQLLADATGKPVLATQADEPVLLGAAMLGAVAAGEFDQLRVAMRQMSQVKTRYEPSAGKIATLHMARFEAFKRLQSVASEIHQ
- a CDS encoding SDR family oxidoreductase, with the protein product MSESLKGKVVAITGAASGIGLECARTFLAAGATVVLIDRAADKLTQLCQELGPGALPLVVDLLNPRSVSALLPNILTLAGGLDVFHANAGAYVGGDVAAGNPDEWDLVLNLNVNAAFRSVHAVLPHMIAQQSGDIIFTSSIAGIVPVVWEPVYTASKFAVQAFVHTLRRQLFKHGIRVGAVAPGPVVTALLDDWPKAKMEEALAAGSLMQAREVAESVLFMLTRPRNVTIRDLVILPTNVDL